One stretch of Lysobacter sp. KIS68-7 DNA includes these proteins:
- a CDS encoding histidine phosphatase family protein — protein sequence MKILLARHGETAWNAEGRYQGQEDIPLSEVGESQARALGERLRHVHIDKAVASPLKRALRTAELALGDDRLARLTTDAGLMEIAHGTWEGLLAAEIRERDPDRLHAWRHAPHEVLMPEGESLQHVFDRAWPALARAAEGLGEHDTLLVVAHDAVNRVLLCKVLGLPLARLWTFRQAPTTLNLLEGPDVEHLDVVRMNDASHTTALFGEAVHRAL from the coding sequence ATGAAGATCCTGCTCGCCCGCCATGGCGAAACCGCATGGAACGCCGAAGGCCGCTACCAGGGCCAGGAAGACATTCCGCTCTCCGAAGTCGGCGAATCACAGGCGCGCGCACTCGGCGAACGCCTGCGCCACGTGCACATCGACAAGGCGGTCGCCTCGCCGCTCAAGCGCGCACTGCGCACCGCCGAACTCGCCCTCGGCGACGACCGCCTCGCACGTCTGACCACCGACGCGGGCCTGATGGAAATCGCGCACGGCACCTGGGAAGGCTTGCTCGCCGCGGAGATCCGCGAACGCGATCCGGATCGACTCCACGCCTGGCGCCACGCACCGCATGAGGTGCTGATGCCCGAAGGCGAATCGCTGCAGCACGTGTTCGACCGCGCATGGCCCGCGCTCGCGCGCGCCGCCGAAGGCCTCGGCGAACACGACACGCTGCTCGTCGTCGCCCACGACGCGGTCAATCGCGTCCTGCTGTGCAAGGTGCTCGGCCTGCCGCTCGCGCGCCTGTGGACCTTCCGCCAGGCGCCGACCACGCTCAACCTGCTCGAAGGTCCCGACGTCGAGCACCTGGACGTCGTGCGCATGAACGACGCGAGCCACACCACGGCATTGTTCGGCGAAGCCGTGCACCGGGCGTTGTGA
- the folC gene encoding bifunctional tetrahydrofolate synthase/dihydrofolate synthase — protein MARSLSEWLAYIERQHPKSIELGLDRVRAVAESMGLVAPAERSIVVGGTNGKGSTVAFLESIARASGLRVGTYTSPHLLRYNERVRIDGRDIDDAPLVEAFDAVEAARGDTSLTYFEYGTLAALWLFERERLDLAILEVGLGGRLDAVNIVDADVAVITTVDLDHQDWLGEDRETIGKEKAGIARAWKPLVIGDDDPPSSVLGYAYRIGASAVRANCDFFFEASDDGGWRWREVNYAVDLPMPALAAPVQMRNAAIAIATLRALDIPMSREAIAEGIASAHVPGRLQRFERDGVEILVDVGHNPQAARALADWLAASPASGRTVAIYAALGDKDVAGVVEALAPRIDAWILAGLADAGPRGTTVEAFADRLRDTPAATGTRHATVAEALQAARKAGKAGDRVLVFGSFFTVAAAITALGSEAR, from the coding sequence ATGGCGCGTTCGCTTTCCGAGTGGCTGGCGTACATCGAGCGCCAGCATCCGAAGTCGATCGAACTCGGCCTCGATCGCGTGCGCGCGGTGGCTGAAAGCATGGGCCTCGTTGCGCCAGCGGAGCGTTCCATCGTCGTGGGCGGCACGAACGGCAAGGGCTCGACGGTCGCCTTCCTGGAATCGATCGCGCGCGCCTCCGGCCTGCGCGTCGGCACGTACACCTCGCCGCACCTGCTGCGCTACAACGAACGCGTGCGCATCGACGGGCGCGACATCGACGACGCGCCACTCGTCGAAGCCTTCGATGCGGTCGAGGCCGCGCGCGGTGACACGTCGCTCACCTATTTCGAGTACGGCACGCTCGCCGCGCTGTGGCTGTTCGAACGCGAGCGGCTCGATCTCGCGATCCTCGAAGTCGGCCTCGGCGGCCGCCTGGATGCGGTGAACATCGTCGATGCCGATGTCGCGGTGATCACCACCGTCGACCTGGACCACCAGGACTGGCTCGGCGAGGACCGCGAAACGATCGGCAAGGAGAAGGCCGGCATCGCGCGTGCATGGAAGCCGCTGGTGATCGGCGACGACGATCCGCCCTCGAGCGTGCTCGGGTACGCCTACCGCATCGGCGCTTCGGCCGTGCGCGCGAACTGCGATTTCTTCTTCGAAGCGAGCGACGATGGCGGTTGGCGCTGGCGCGAAGTGAATTACGCCGTCGACCTGCCGATGCCCGCACTCGCCGCGCCCGTGCAGATGCGCAACGCGGCGATCGCGATCGCGACGCTGCGCGCGCTCGACATCCCGATGTCACGGGAGGCGATCGCGGAGGGCATCGCTTCGGCGCATGTGCCGGGGCGCCTGCAGCGCTTCGAACGCGACGGGGTCGAGATCCTCGTCGACGTCGGACACAACCCGCAGGCCGCGCGCGCCCTGGCGGACTGGCTCGCCGCATCGCCCGCATCGGGCCGGACCGTGGCGATCTATGCGGCGCTGGGCGACAAGGATGTGGCCGGCGTGGTGGAGGCGCTCGCCCCGCGCATCGACGCGTGGATCCTCGCCGGACTCGCGGACGCGGGCCCGCGCGGCACGACGGTCGAGGCCTTCGCCGACCGCCTGCGGGACACGCCCGCCGCCACCGGCACCCGCCATGCGACCGTCGCCGAGGCGCTCCAGGCCGCGCGCAAGGCAGGCAAGGCCGGCGATCGCGTCCTCGTGTTCGGTTCGTTTTTTACGGTTGCGGCGGCGATCACGGCCTTGGGTTCAGAAGCCCGCTGA
- a CDS encoding SPOR domain-containing protein, with protein sequence MEPALKQRLVGAAVLVALAIIFLPMLIQGPAPESGIADVPLDAPRPPQGEFETRDLPLVAPEATPADGALGMDATPATAPVAAATTQVSADPALANPDAADLAATASAQPAPATTIASKPLRDTTVATAALPDTTKSAPAQMLPAPTAGGNYVVNFGSYSTAAAADKLVASLRTSGLSAKREGATVNGKAMQRVRIGPYATRAEAESARLKAAHVRDDVKAQVVALDAEPAAPAEVAKPTQAKPGTTVVAKAAEPKPVTVATAASKPASTPAASGTGFAVQLAAFSKAADANALRDRLRAAGFSAFTEVVNTDKGTLTRVRVGPVLNRAEADQLKAQVKSKVGLDGVVRPHP encoded by the coding sequence ATGGAACCCGCCCTGAAACAGCGCCTCGTCGGCGCGGCCGTGCTGGTCGCGCTCGCCATCATCTTCCTGCCCATGTTGATCCAGGGCCCGGCGCCGGAAAGTGGCATCGCCGACGTTCCCCTCGATGCACCGCGCCCGCCGCAGGGCGAATTCGAAACGCGCGACCTCCCGCTCGTGGCCCCGGAAGCGACGCCCGCCGACGGCGCGCTCGGCATGGACGCGACGCCGGCCACCGCGCCCGTCGCCGCAGCGACGACCCAGGTGAGCGCCGATCCTGCACTCGCCAATCCCGACGCCGCGGACCTCGCAGCGACCGCGAGCGCGCAACCCGCGCCCGCCACCACCATCGCCTCCAAGCCGCTGCGCGACACCACCGTCGCGACCGCCGCACTCCCCGATACGACGAAGTCCGCGCCCGCGCAGATGCTTCCGGCGCCCACCGCCGGCGGCAACTACGTCGTGAACTTCGGCAGTTATTCCACCGCCGCGGCTGCCGACAAGCTGGTGGCCTCGCTGCGCACCTCGGGCCTGTCCGCCAAGCGCGAAGGCGCCACGGTCAACGGCAAGGCGATGCAGCGCGTGCGCATCGGTCCTTACGCGACACGCGCCGAAGCCGAATCCGCGCGCCTGAAGGCCGCCCACGTGCGCGATGACGTCAAGGCGCAGGTCGTGGCCCTGGACGCCGAGCCCGCGGCACCGGCAGAGGTGGCGAAGCCCACGCAGGCCAAGCCCGGCACCACGGTCGTTGCGAAAGCCGCCGAGCCCAAGCCCGTGACGGTCGCCACGGCCGCTTCCAAGCCGGCCTCGACGCCGGCCGCGTCCGGCACCGGGTTCGCCGTCCAGCTTGCCGCCTTCAGCAAGGCCGCCGATGCCAACGCGCTGCGCGATCGCCTGCGCGCCGCCGGTTTCAGCGCCTTCACCGAAGTCGTGAACACCGACAAGGGCACCCTCACTCGCGTGCGCGTGGGTCCCGTGTTGAATCGCGCCGAAGCGGACCAATTGAAGGCGCAGGTCAAGTCCAAGGTCGGGCTGGACGGCGTCGTCCGCCCGCATCCCTAA